Proteins co-encoded in one Ruegeria pomeroyi DSS-3 genomic window:
- a CDS encoding cation:proton antiporter — protein MQSYAADLIALGLLFLTGLAADQLGARSRLPRVTLLLICGLLAGSAGFDLIPESLAALYPIISVIALSMVAFLLGGELSLRTLSGHGRAIVVISVMVVLVTQLTVSAGLAMIGMPLAAALMVGALATATDPAATLDVIRQGRASGDFPRRLKGIVAIDDAWGVLLFGLVAVLAGAVEGNGSAHGLLGGALVEIAGSVALGLAVGLPGASLTGRLSGGEPLRIEALGLVFLTAGLSLWLDLSYLIAGMTAGAVIVNLAHHHKRAFREIEHIEWPFMIVFFILAGASLDLSALWAVGPLLMGYVALRVLGRVLGGWAGAALAATARGERPWYGPALLPQAGVAIGMALIAGDLFPQYADMITALAIGATVVFELAGPLAAAYALRRVRDSRDQSAA, from the coding sequence ATGCAAAGCTATGCCGCCGACCTGATCGCGTTGGGGCTGTTGTTCCTGACGGGTCTGGCCGCCGATCAGCTGGGCGCGCGCAGCCGGCTGCCCCGGGTGACGCTGCTGTTGATCTGCGGCCTGCTGGCCGGCTCGGCCGGGTTCGACCTGATCCCCGAGAGCCTCGCCGCCCTCTACCCGATCATCTCGGTCATCGCGCTCAGCATGGTGGCGTTCCTGTTGGGAGGCGAGCTGTCGCTGCGCACCCTCAGCGGCCATGGCCGCGCGATCGTGGTGATCTCGGTGATGGTGGTGCTGGTGACGCAGCTGACCGTTTCGGCCGGGCTTGCGATGATCGGCATGCCGCTGGCGGCGGCGTTGATGGTGGGGGCGCTGGCCACCGCCACCGATCCGGCGGCGACGCTGGACGTGATCCGGCAGGGCCGCGCCAGCGGTGACTTTCCGCGCAGGCTCAAGGGGATCGTGGCCATCGACGATGCCTGGGGCGTGCTGCTGTTCGGGCTTGTCGCGGTGCTGGCCGGCGCGGTCGAGGGCAACGGCTCGGCCCACGGCCTGCTGGGCGGCGCGCTGGTCGAGATTGCGGGATCGGTTGCCCTGGGCCTGGCCGTCGGCCTGCCCGGCGCCTCTCTGACCGGGCGCTTGTCAGGGGGCGAGCCGCTCAGGATCGAGGCGCTGGGGCTGGTGTTCCTGACCGCGGGCCTGTCGCTGTGGCTGGATCTTTCCTATCTGATCGCGGGGATGACGGCGGGGGCGGTGATCGTCAACCTCGCCCATCACCACAAACGGGCCTTTCGCGAGATCGAACATATCGAATGGCCCTTCATGATCGTGTTCTTCATCCTGGCCGGGGCCTCGCTGGACCTCTCGGCGCTTTGGGCGGTGGGGCCGCTGCTGATGGGCTATGTGGCGTTGCGGGTGCTGGGCCGGGTGCTGGGCGGCTGGGCCGGGGCGGCATTGGCCGCAACCGCGCGGGGCGAACGCCCGTGGTACGGCCCGGCCCTGCTGCCCCAGGCCGGTGTCGCCATCGGCATGGCGCTGATCGCGGGTGATCTGTTTCCCCAATATGCCGACATGATCACCGCGCTGGCCATCGGTGCCACCGTTGTGTTCGAACTGGCCGGACCGCTGGCCGCCGCCTATGCGCTGCGCCGCGTCCGCGACAGCCGGGATCAGAGCGCCGCGTAA
- the trkA gene encoding Trk system potassium transporter TrkA, with protein sequence MKVIICGAGQVGWQIARHLSGELNDVTVVDNNPDLVRRATETLDVQGIAGFASYPDVLEKAGARDADMIIAATYSDEVNMVTCQVAHSVFGIQRKIARLRSKSYLNAIYSDLYRREHLPIDVVISPEREVAAAAMRRLSAPSAFDTETFMDGQAQLVGLSVDEASPVINTPLRQLTDLFSTLRAIVVGIRREGTLFAPEPGDQIFAGDECYVFCHVDDVSRTMEVFGKTHKKQDRVVIVGGGNVGLEVARALEEHKTRIHAKVIERDRGNAERAAEALERTIVLHGDGMDAGLLAEAGIARADAMLAVTDDDRTNMLAAVRAKAEGCRLAIALINDPTLVALMPPLGIDAYINPRATTVSSILRHIRHGRVRQVYSIGDAEAEVIEAEVLSTSPMAGQRLRDIDFPEGVLVGAVRKGDKVLRPTGELRIEEGDVIAIFAMADDVPEVERLMQVSIDFF encoded by the coding sequence ATGAAGGTCATCATCTGTGGGGCCGGGCAGGTCGGTTGGCAGATCGCGCGGCATCTGTCGGGCGAGTTGAACGACGTGACCGTGGTGGACAACAATCCCGATCTGGTGCGCCGCGCCACCGAGACGCTGGACGTGCAGGGCATTGCCGGCTTCGCCTCTTACCCTGACGTTCTGGAGAAGGCAGGTGCGCGCGATGCGGACATGATCATCGCCGCCACATATTCGGACGAGGTCAATATGGTCACCTGTCAGGTGGCCCATTCGGTCTTCGGTATCCAGCGCAAGATCGCGCGGCTGCGCTCGAAATCCTATCTCAATGCCATCTATTCCGACCTGTACCGGCGCGAGCATCTGCCCATCGACGTGGTGATCAGCCCCGAGCGCGAAGTGGCCGCCGCCGCCATGCGCCGGCTGTCGGCGCCCTCGGCCTTTGACACCGAAACCTTCATGGATGGGCAGGCGCAGCTGGTGGGCCTGTCGGTGGACGAGGCAAGCCCGGTCATCAATACGCCGCTGCGCCAGCTGACCGACCTGTTTTCCACCCTGCGCGCCATCGTTGTCGGGATCCGGCGCGAGGGGACGCTGTTTGCCCCGGAACCGGGCGACCAGATCTTTGCAGGCGATGAATGCTATGTCTTCTGCCATGTCGATGACGTGAGCAGAACGATGGAAGTGTTTGGCAAAACACATAAAAAACAGGATCGTGTGGTGATCGTAGGCGGCGGCAACGTCGGCCTGGAGGTGGCTCGCGCGCTGGAAGAGCACAAGACCCGCATTCATGCCAAGGTGATCGAACGGGACCGGGGCAATGCCGAACGCGCCGCCGAGGCGCTGGAACGCACCATCGTGCTGCATGGCGACGGTATGGATGCGGGCCTGCTGGCCGAGGCCGGGATCGCGCGCGCCGATGCGATGCTGGCGGTGACCGATGATGATCGAACCAATATGCTGGCCGCCGTGCGCGCCAAGGCCGAGGGCTGTCGGCTGGCCATCGCCCTGATCAACGACCCGACGCTGGTGGCGCTGATGCCGCCGTTGGGGATCGACGCCTATATCAACCCGCGCGCCACCACCGTCAGCTCGATCCTGCGCCATATCCGGCACGGGCGGGTGCGCCAGGTCTATTCCATCGGCGATGCCGAAGCCGAGGTGATCGAGGCCGAGGTGCTGTCGACCTCGCCCATGGCAGGCCAGCGCCTGCGCGACATCGACTTTCCCGAGGGGGTGCTGGTCGGCGCGGTGCGCAAGGGCGACAAGGTGCTGCGCCCGACCGGAGAGCTGCGCATCGAAGAGGGCGATGTGATCGCCATATTTGCAATGGCCGACGACGTGCCCGAGGTCGAAAGGCTGATGCAGGTCTCGATCGACTTCTTCTGA
- the hfq gene encoding RNA chaperone Hfq: MASDRQNLQDAFLNHVRKTKVPVTIFLINGVKLQGVITWFDNFCVLLRRDGQSQLVYKHAISTIMPAQPISLYEGEDAN; this comes from the coding sequence ATGGCTTCGGACAGACAAAATCTGCAGGACGCATTCCTGAATCACGTCAGAAAGACCAAGGTTCCGGTCACGATTTTCCTGATCAACGGTGTGAAATTGCAGGGTGTGATCACCTGGTTCGACAACTTCTGTGTGCTGCTGCGCCGCGACGGACAGTCGCAGCTGGTCTATAAACACGCGATCTCGACCATCATGCCTGCCCAGCCGATCAGCCTGTATGAGGGCGAAGACGCCAATTGA
- the hflX gene encoding GTPase HflX produces MEHDRARTRAWVLHPELKSDLDRRDPVPALEEAVALAAALPDLDVVGSGIVRLPKPHPGHLFGSGKVEELATLFHDNEVELVLIDGPLSPVQQRNLEKAWKVKILDRTGLILEIFSDRARTREGVLQVEMAALSYQRTRLVRAWTHLERQRGGLGFVGGPGETQIEADRRAIDEQLVRLKRQLDKVVKTRELHRKARAKVPYPIVALVGYTNAGKSTLFNRLTGAEVMAKDMLFATLDPTMRRVVLPDGPEVILSDTVGFISDLPTELVAAFRATLEEVLAADLIVHVRDIHHAATEEQARDVETILASLGVDEGRPKFEVWNKVDLLDPDKRAALRERTARDPSLFAVSAVTGEGLESLLTAIAEALAETRSEAVLTLGFADGKRRAWLFAQDVVQAEEQSDDGFRLTVLWTPRQAARYAAL; encoded by the coding sequence ATGGAACATGATCGGGCGCGCACCCGGGCCTGGGTGCTGCACCCCGAACTCAAATCCGACCTTGATCGCCGCGACCCGGTTCCGGCGCTGGAAGAGGCCGTGGCACTGGCCGCGGCCCTGCCGGATCTTGACGTGGTCGGGTCGGGCATCGTGCGCCTGCCCAAACCGCATCCCGGCCATCTGTTCGGCTCGGGCAAGGTCGAGGAACTGGCCACCCTGTTTCACGACAACGAGGTCGAGCTGGTCCTGATCGACGGGCCGCTGTCCCCGGTGCAGCAGCGCAATCTGGAAAAGGCGTGGAAGGTCAAGATACTCGACCGGACCGGCCTGATCCTGGAAATCTTCAGCGACCGCGCCCGCACCCGCGAAGGCGTGTTGCAGGTCGAGATGGCCGCGCTCAGCTATCAGCGGACGCGGCTGGTGCGCGCCTGGACCCACCTGGAGCGTCAGCGGGGCGGTCTGGGCTTTGTGGGCGGTCCGGGGGAAACCCAGATCGAGGCCGACCGGCGCGCCATCGACGAACAACTGGTGCGGCTCAAGCGCCAGCTCGACAAGGTGGTCAAGACCCGCGAGCTGCACCGCAAGGCACGCGCCAAGGTGCCCTATCCGATCGTGGCGCTGGTGGGTTATACCAACGCGGGCAAATCGACCCTGTTCAACCGGCTGACCGGCGCCGAGGTGATGGCCAAGGACATGCTGTTCGCCACGCTCGACCCGACCATGCGGCGGGTGGTGCTGCCCGACGGGCCCGAGGTGATCCTGAGCGATACGGTGGGCTTCATCTCGGATCTGCCTACCGAGCTGGTGGCCGCCTTCCGCGCCACGCTCGAAGAGGTGCTGGCCGCCGATCTGATCGTGCATGTGCGCGATATCCACCATGCCGCGACCGAGGAGCAGGCCCGCGATGTCGAGACCATCCTGGCCTCGCTGGGGGTGGACGAGGGACGGCCGAAATTCGAGGTCTGGAACAAGGTCGACCTGCTCGACCCCGACAAGCGCGCGGCCCTGCGCGAGCGGACCGCGCGCGATCCTTCGCTATTTGCGGTCTCGGCCGTGACGGGCGAGGGGCTGGAGTCGCTGTTGACAGCCATTGCCGAGGCGCTGGCCGAGACCCGCAGCGAGGCGGTGCTGACGCTGGGCTTTGCCGATGGCAAGCGACGCGCCTGGCTGTTTGCGCAGGATGTGGTCCAGGCCGAGGAACAAAGTGATGACGGGTTCCGACTGACCGTGCTGTGGACACCTCGGCAGGCGGCGCGTTACGCGGCGCTCTGA
- a CDS encoding TrkH family potassium uptake protein: MVRRRQTSETGLLRQLPLALLIWGLFSLMMWVPAVYALTLNDHPTSRSFFYAGILGLVVVTTISLARAGRPSRHGLLGQLAVLLSTFAVLPLFLAVPFHDALKTTSFLNAYFEMVSAITTTGAEMFPDPGRLSAPLHLWRAQVGWLGGLVMWIAASAILAPLSLGGFEVTAQGQPGRVLVGQGESVDPRGRLLRVAATLAPVYAGLTLVVAILLLAAGDSGLVAICHAMSVMATSGISPVGGLSGGASGLTGEAILFLFMFFALSRLTFSSDTAMRGHARLDQDPEFRIGLLILLGVPALLFLRHWSGAIDIASGENLTLALRALWGSLFTVMSFLSTTGFESTDWAEARQWSGLGTPGMILLGLSVIGGGVATTAGGVKLLRVYALYLNGTRELQRLVHPSSVSSATGRNRRIQRGGAFIAWVFFMLFAISLAAIALALAAAGSDFETAMVLSIATLSTTGPLIEIGAQEPIRLIEMPAAAKLILSGAMIIGRLETLAFIALITPALWRN; the protein is encoded by the coding sequence ATGGTGCGGCGCAGGCAGACATCTGAAACCGGCCTGTTGCGGCAACTGCCGCTGGCGCTGCTGATCTGGGGCCTGTTCTCGCTGATGATGTGGGTGCCGGCGGTCTATGCGCTGACATTGAACGATCATCCTACGTCGCGTTCGTTCTTCTATGCCGGTATTCTGGGGCTGGTGGTGGTCACCACAATCTCGCTGGCGCGCGCCGGTCGACCCTCGCGTCATGGGTTGCTGGGGCAGTTGGCGGTTTTGTTGTCGACCTTCGCGGTGCTGCCGCTGTTTCTGGCGGTGCCGTTTCACGATGCGCTCAAGACCACCAGTTTCCTCAACGCCTATTTCGAGATGGTCAGTGCCATCACCACCACCGGGGCCGAGATGTTCCCCGATCCCGGACGGCTGAGCGCGCCGCTGCATCTGTGGCGGGCGCAGGTGGGCTGGCTGGGCGGGCTGGTGATGTGGATCGCGGCCTCGGCCATCCTGGCCCCCTTGTCGCTGGGCGGGTTCGAGGTGACGGCCCAGGGACAGCCGGGCCGGGTGCTGGTGGGGCAGGGCGAAAGCGTCGATCCCCGCGGCCGGCTGCTGCGCGTCGCGGCAACGCTGGCACCGGTCTATGCCGGGCTGACGCTGGTGGTGGCGATCCTGCTGCTGGCGGCGGGCGATTCCGGGCTGGTGGCGATCTGCCATGCGATGTCGGTCATGGCGACCTCGGGCATTTCGCCGGTGGGCGGGCTGTCGGGCGGCGCCTCGGGCCTGACCGGCGAGGCGATCCTGTTCCTGTTCATGTTCTTCGCGCTGTCTCGGCTTACCTTCTCGTCCGATACCGCCATGCGCGGTCATGCCCGGCTGGATCAGGACCCCGAGTTTCGCATCGGCCTGCTGATCCTGCTGGGGGTTCCGGCGCTGTTGTTCCTGCGCCACTGGTCGGGCGCGATCGACATCGCCTCGGGCGAGAACCTGACGCTGGCGCTCAGGGCACTGTGGGGCAGCCTGTTCACGGTGATGTCGTTTCTGAGCACCACCGGGTTTGAATCGACCGACTGGGCCGAGGCGCGGCAATGGTCCGGATTGGGCACACCGGGCATGATCCTGCTGGGCCTGTCGGTGATCGGCGGCGGCGTTGCCACCACCGCCGGCGGGGTCAAGCTGTTGCGGGTCTATGCGCTCTACCTGAATGGCACGCGCGAGTTGCAGCGGCTGGTGCACCCCTCGTCGGTCAGTTCCGCCACCGGGCGCAATCGCCGCATCCAACGCGGAGGGGCGTTCATCGCCTGGGTGTTCTTCATGCTGTTCGCCATTTCGCTGGCGGCGATCGCGCTGGCGCTGGCGGCGGCGGGGTCGGATTTCGAAACCGCCATGGTTCTCAGCATCGCCACGCTCAGCACCACCGGCCCGCTGATCGAGATCGGCGCCCAGGAGCCGATCCGCCTGATCGAGATGCCTGCGGCGGCCAAGCTGATCCTCAGCGGTGCCATGATCATCGGGCGGCTGGAAACGCTGGCCTTTATCGCGCTGATCACCCCCGCGCTGTGGCGGAATTGA